A stretch of DNA from Spirosoma endbachense:
CCAATATTGACAATGGCTCCCTTCGACTCTTTGAGGGCTGGCAAGGCATGGTGCGCCATCAGGTAATAATGGACCAGATTTCGATGAAGCGATGCCATAAAATCCTCATAACTACCATTTTCCAGCCCTACACCGTCATTAACCCCCGCATTATTGACGAGTCCGTCAATGCGGCCAAACTGAGCCAGGGTTTGCTCAACGGCACGCTTACAGTCTTCGGGTTTGGTTAATTCGGCGGAAAACTGATGCGCCTGCCCACCCGTTGCCCGAATGGCGTTAACTGTCCGAAGGTTATCGTCTTCGTTGCGGCCAACAATAACCGGGATGGCCCCTTCTGCCGCCAGGACCGTCGAAATCCCTTCGCCGATGCCTTTTGCCCCGCCTGTAACGAGGATGATTTTATTGGTCAGGTTTAGATTCATTGTTGGCTGGGCCAAGCTCCAGCTTGGCCTGTCGAGCTTTATATTAAAAGGCCAAACTGGAGTTTGGCCCAGCCATTACAGGCTATAAAAAGTCACGGCATTGGCTCCCATCACTTTCGCCTGAACCTCATCACCCCAGGGAATAAGGTATTCTTCGATGAGATTTTTAACCTGAGTGTAATTGGCCGCTACCTGACATACGGGCCAGTCGGAGCCAAATAGCAGCCGGTCGGGACCAAATTGTTCAAAGGCCACATCGAGGTATGGGAAAAAATCTTTCTTACTCCAGTTTTGCCAGTCGGCCTCGGTTACCATGCCCGACAGCTTGCACGAAACATTCCGGTGCCTAGCGATTTCAGTCATAAAATTCGACCATCGGCTAATCTCCTGCTTTTTGATATACGGCTTCGCCAGGTGATCGATCACAAAATTAACTTCCGGAACCTCGCGCACCAGATGCAAAGCCGCTTTAAGCTGGCTGGGATAAATCAGGATGTCGTAGGTAAGACCAAACTCGGCTAGTTGACGGATGCCCTGAATAACGGCAGGTCGCATCAGAAAATCGTCGGGTTCAGCCTGAGCTACATGCCGAAACCCTTTAATTTCCTTATACGTTGAGAACGCCTGTAGTCGGTCGTGCAGGGCAGGTGATTGCAGATCGACCCACCCGACAACGCCTTTAACAATGTCGTAGCTCTGTGCCATGCTGAGTAGAAACATTGTCTCTTCTTCTGACTGCGAAGCCTGAACGGCAACACAGCCATCAACTCCGTTTTCAGTCAGAACAGGCTCCAGATCGGCGGGCAGGAAATCGCGCCGGATTACGGCCATATCCTCAGTAATCCAGCTATCACGAACGGGATCGTAGTGCCAGAAATGTTGGTGAGCGTCAATAATCATATGGTTACTTCAACACATACGGTAGCATGGATAATGAGCAAGTCTTACCCGATCATCATCCATGCTACCGTATTCATTTTCCATTAAACGAAACTGCCGTCTGTTTCTGCTCACCCAGCCCTTCAATCCCCAGTTCGACCACATCGCCGGGTTTCAGGAATCGCTGTGGCTTCAACCCCATACCGACACCAGCTGGTGTTCCGGTTGAGATGACATCACCCGGAAGCAGGGTCATAAACTGACTGATGTAGCTAACGAGCGTCGGCACGTTGAAAATCATATCGTCGGTATTGGAATCCTGCAACGGCTCTCCGTTGACATTCAGCCAAAGACGAAGGGCATTCGGATTCTCAATCTCGTCTCTTGTGACCAGATACGGCCCCAGTGGAGCGTATGTGTCGGCACTCTTGCCCTTCACCCACTGACCACCGCGCTCCAGTTGCCAGGCGCGTTCGCTGTAGTCATTATGCAGCGCGTAGCCAGCCACGTAGTCCATCGCCTGATCCAGTTCTACATAACTGGCTTTCTTACCAATAATAATGGCCAGTTCAACCTCCCAGTCTGTTTTTTCAGACCGCTTTGGAATCACAACATTGTCGTTTGGACCCATAATAGCGGTTGTTGCCTTAAAGAACAGGATTGGTTCGGCCGGAACAGGTGCATTGGTTTCGGCTGCGTGTTTGGCGTAGTTCAAACCAACGCATACAATTTTAGATGGGCGTTTGATACAAGGCCCGAAGCGTTCATCAGCCGGAACTTCGGGACAGTTCTGGGCATGAGAAGTGAGCCAATGTGTCAATCGTTCAGGGCCATTGCTGGCGAAAAATGATTCGTCGAAATCTTCGCCAAAATGGGTTACGTCAATGTGCTGGCCGGAAGGCAATAATACACCAGGATGCTCGTGATCGGGCTGGCCGAAGCGGAATAGTTTCATGCAGAAAAAAGATACGTTAACTGGTAAAGCAGACTAGGCTACAAGTTTAACCATTCTTCGGGAAACCTGACTCTCTGGAGATTTATGATTTTAGACAAGGAAACCTGTATTTGATTACTTATAATTTACAGGATCAGTATATTTCCTACCTATTTCGCCTTCAATTTTAACTATCCCTTACTTATGAAAATTTATACAGCACTCTTTTTAGGTCTCTTTTTTTCAAATTTGTTGACCTTAGCTCAGTCACCAGCGCCTTTGGCCACCAATGGGCGGCTTAAAGTTGTGAACCGGCAGTTGACCAATGAAGCCGGGAAAGCGATCCAGCTCCGGGGTATGAGTACCCACGGCCTGCATTGGTTTGGCCAGTGTTATACGCAGGCATCCGTACAGGCACTAGCCGGTAGTTGGGGCGCTGATGTCTTAAGAGCCGCTATGTATGTAGATGAAGGCGGCTATCTCAATGATAAGGTTGGCATACGCACAAAAGTCAACCAAATCGTCGACTGGTCGGAGCAGAACGGTATGTACTGTGTTATCGACTGGCACATCCTGAATCCTGGCGATCCCAACGTTCATACCGCCGATGCCAAAGAGTTTTTTCAACTGATGGCTCAGCGTAATGCGGGTAAGAAAAACGTTATCTACGAGATCTGTAACGAACCGAACGGAGTAAGCTGGGGCCAGATTAAAAGCTATGCAGAGCAGATTATACCCGTCATCCGCCAATATGATCCCGAAGCGATTATTCTGGTAGGAACACCCAACTGGTGCCAGCGTCCACAGGATGTACTCAGTGATCCGCTAACCGGAGCCAATGGGTATAATATTATGTATACCTTTCATTTCTACGCAGCATCGCACTTTTTCCAGAGCGATATTCAGTCGGTCGTCAATTCGCTTCCCCTGTTTTGTAGTGAATGGGGAACCTCTACCTATTCGGGTGGTGGCAGCCTGGATTTTAACAATGCTCAGGCATGGCTAAATCTGATGGCCGGTCAAAATTCGGCTGGTCAGAAAATCAGCTGGTGCAACTGGACGTTTAGCCAGGCATCAGAAAGCTCGGCCGCCCTGAACGCCAATGCCTGCGATAATCAGCAGTGGAACAATACGAGCCCTTCGGGCACCTGGGTAAAAGATCATATTCTGAGCCCAGTCGATGATTTTGGCCCTGCAACGCCCTCTGTTTCACTCACAAGCCCGGCCAATAACACGACCATAACCATTGGTCGTTCGGTAACACTTACAGCTGCCGTTAGCAATACCACGGCAACTACCGTTGAATTTTACGAGGGAACAACTAAGCTTGGTGAAGATGCAACGACACCCTATTCGTGGATTATCCCGACGATTCAAGCGGGGAGTTATTCGTTCACGGCTAAAGCGGTGCTTCCCAGTGGAGGTTCCTTAACCTCATCAGCCGTGCAGGTTACGGCAGCTCCGGCACCCAACCAGCTACCAACCGTGAGCCTGACATCACCCGCCAACAATGCTGCGTTCCCGATTCCGGCAACGATTACGATTGCCGCCACTGCCGCTGATACTGACGGCAGTATCTCGAAAGTTGAGTTCTACAACGGAAGTACAAAGCTCGGCGAAGACACATCGATTCCGTATGCGTTCACCTGGACGGATATAGCCTCTGGTACGTATACCCTTACGGCCAGGGCCACTGATAATCAGGAGGCCGTTACGACCTCCGGCGCAATTACCGTATTTGTCTACAACCAGGGCGATCCGGACCCCACGGCTGATCTGATCGGGCCAAACTGTGTTTTCCAGAATGCCGTACAGCTTTTTGGCGTCAATTCGAGCAAACTACCCAACGCAACCAGTTTTTCGTGGTGGTGCACCGGCTCTACGAAGAGCATTACAGTTAGTCAACCCGGCAAAGCCAGCATTGACTTCGGCCCAGGCTTTACGGGAGGGCAGGTATGTGTCGGTATCAATTATTCCGTAGCACCCTGGTATAGCCAATACTGTAAAAGCGTTACGATTTGCCCCGGAACACCCCCAACAACGAATCAGGCTCCGGTGGTAACGCTAACCACACCAGCCAATAATGCGACCTTTACGGCTCCAGCCACCATTGCCCTGACAGCATCGGCCAGCGATCAGGATGGCAGTGTTGCGAAAGTTGAATTCTACAACGGCACGTTCAAACTGGGAGAAAGCACGAGTTCGCCCTATCAGTTTAACTGGACGGGTGTCGGCGCAGGCAGCTATTCGTTAACGGCCAAAGCGACCGATAACGCCGGAGCCACCACCACATCAGGTGTAGCTACTATTCAGGTAAGTAATCCTGTGCCAACGAATCAGGCGCCAAGTGTAGCGTTAACCAGCCCAGCCAATAACGCTATATTCACCTCACCTGCCACCATTGGTTTAACAGCATCGGCCAGTGACCTCGACGGAAACATAGTAAAAGTGGAATTCTACAATGGTACGAGCAAACTGGGCGAGGCTACCACTTCTCCTTATCAGTTTAGTTGGGCAGGTGTGAATGCGGGGAGCTATACACTAATGGCTAAAGCTACCGATAATCTGGGAGCTACCACAACATCGTCGACAATCACGATTAGCGTTGTGGCCCCACCTAATCAGGCTCCCTCTGTAACCTTATCTTCGCCAGCCAATAGCGCTACCTTTACGGCTCCGGCAACGGTAGTATTATCAGCAAACGCCAGCGATCAGGATGGCAGCGTTACAAAAGTCGAGTACTTTAATGGATCAACCAAGTTGGGCGAAAGCGCTGGCACGCCTTATCAGGTTAGCTGGAGTAACGTAAGTGCCGGTACTTACATGCTAACGGCCAAAGCCACTGATAATCTGGGTGCAACAACCTCGTCGGCAATTGTTACGATCCAGGTAAATAATCCAGTATCGACAACGGCGAACACCGATGCCGATCTGATCGGCCCTGATTGTGTGCGTGTCAATGAGGTCAAGAGCTACGAAGTGAATGCGCGAAATTTGCCCAATGCAACCCAGTTTTCGTGGTGGTGTACTGGCTCTACACAAAGCATAACGCCAACTCAGGCAGGCAAAGCGACCTATAACTTTGGGCCGTGGTTTACGGGAGGGCAGGTTTGCGTGGGCATAAATTATTCAGCGTCGCCGTGGTATAAATCATTTTGCAAAACGATAACGGTCTGTCCGGCCAATGCCCGAGTCGGTGCCGACGAAGTAGCCGATAATCTCGTATTTCCAAACCCAACCAACAACCGATTTACGTTTATAGCAGAACGGAATATCCAGTCGATGCGTGTTACCGACCAAACCGGCCGCGAACGATTTCAACTCGGTGCTGCTCGATCTGGTGAAACGGTAACGTTTGGCGAACAACTTTCGGCCGGTATTTACCTGTTACATATTCGCTACGAGAATCAAACCCCACGCGTAATCAAGTTACTAAAAGTGGGGAATTAAACTTATAAACCTATAAGGTCTGTGAGACCTTATAGGTTTTGGCTTAAATAGCTTAATTATTCAATCGAATAAAGCCGCCATCCAATGGATAATCGGTGCCTGTAATAAAGCCCGCTTCATCAGAGCAGAGGTAGAGTGCTAGAGCTCCTACTTCTTTAGGTTCAGCCATGCGGCCAATGGGTTGAGTTTTCGAGAGTTTCTCAAACATTTCGGCCTCCTGACCGGGGTAGCTTTTTGCCAGGAATCCATCAACGAATGGTGTATGCACCCGCGCTGGCGAAATGCAGTTACAGCGAATATTGTCTTTCAGATAATCTTTCGCCACAGAAAGGGTCATTGTCAGCACGGCGCCTTTGCTCATCGAATAGGCAAAGCGATCCGGAATACCAACTGATGCAGCCACCGAAGCCATATTCAGAATCACTCCTCCGCCATTGGCTTTAAAATGGGGAATAATGGCATACAGGCAGTTGTAAACCCCTTTGACATTGATCCGGAAAATTCGATCAAAATCAGCTTCTGCGGTTGTATCGGCCTTGCCGACATGCGCAACACCTGCGTTGTTGACCAGAATATGGATCGGGCCCTGTGCCGCAATCTGGCCAACCAACTCAACGACCTGTGCCTGATTCGACACATCGATAGCGTGCGCTTCGGCACGGCCACCCGATGCGTTTATATCATCGGCTACCTGGCGCGCCAGAGCTTCGTTGATTTCCAGTATGTGAACCGTTGCGCCAGCTTCCGCAAAAGTTTGAGAAATGGCCAGCCCAATACCACTGGCACCGCCCGTAACAAGGGCTGTTTTGTTGTTAAGAGAGAACATTATTTAGCGAGCGAAAGAATGAACGAGCGAACGAGTGATGACCGGGCAGACTGGCTAATGCGTTAGTTGCACAGATTCATTCGTTCGCTCGTTCACAATTTAAAGAGAAACACCCCGCTTCCAGGGAATAAAGTCGTCCTGACCAAGCCGCTCGGCCTGGGTAATTTCTTCACCGGAAGCCAGATGAATAATGTATTCCAGCAAGGCGTCGGCGTTTTGCTCGATGCTCTGCTCACCGTCGACAATTGGGCCGCTATCGAAATCAATGACATCGGGCATCCGGTTTTTGAGCGTCGTATTGGTCGAAATTTTAACGACCGGACTAACGGGATTGCCAGTCGGTGTCCCTAAACCAGTGGTGAACAGGATCACATTCGTGCCAGAACCAGCCATACCTGTCGTTGCTTCAACGTCGTTGCCAGGTGTGCAAAGTAAGTTCAGTCCAGGCGTAGTAACGGGTTCGGCATAATCCAGTACATCAGCAACGGGTGCTGTACCGCCCTTTTTAGCCGCCCCTGCCGATTTAATGGCATCGGTAATGAGGCCGTCCTTAATATTACCCGGCGATGGATTCATATCGAAACCCGACCCAACCGCTTCGGCCTGCGCCGAATAGTTGCCCATCAGGTCAATAAACTTCTGAGCCTTTGCCGTATCGGCGGTGCGGTTAATAAGCTCCTGCTCTACACCATTTAGTTCGGGGAATTCGGCCAGTACGGTCTTACCGCCCAATCCTACAATAATATCTGACAGATGCCCAATGGCGGGGTTTGCCGAAATACCCGAAAAACCATCGGACCCACCGCATTTTAAGCCAACCGTCAACGCGCTCAATGGAGCAGGCTTTCGTTCAATCTTGTTCGCTTCAATCAACCCGAGAAACGTTTCCTTAACCGCCTGCGACATCAACGCATATTCAGTTCCGGCCTGCTGCTCGAACAACAGCAATGGTTTATCGAACTTAGGATTTTGTCGTCGAATTTCGGTACCAATCATGTCGGCCTGCAAGTGCTGACAGCCCAGACTTAGAACGGTTGCCCCGGCAACGTTTGGGTTATTGATAAAACCCGCGAGTAGCGAACATAAATAAGCGGAATCCTGCCGCGTACCACCACAACCCATCTCGTGCGTCAGGAATTTGATGCCGTCGATATTTTTGAACGGCCGATTTACCTGGTGACGTGTATGATTAAGCGTTTGATTTTGTGACTCATCGACAAAGGGCTCCATCTTTTTGATGATATTCATATCACCAGCCCGGTAGAGACTCAAAAGCTCATGAACCTGCTCGCGGTAGGTTTCGGGTTGTGAATAGCCTAGTTCACGCTCGAAGGCATCTTTCAGAATCAGAACATTTCGGTTCTCACAGAACACCAGTGGCACGACCAGCCAGTAGTTGCGCGTTCCGACACTACCATCGGCACGATGATAGCCCAGAAACGTACGCCCTTCCCATTCCGACACGTCAGGAGCCTGCCAGGAGTAAGGTTGTTTTTTGTCGAGACCATAGCGGTCAGCATCATGCTTCAGATTAAACGTCGTAATGGGTTCTCCCCGACGAATGAGCTGAGTAGCCTTCCCAACCAGTACACCATACATGGTGATCGGATCGCCGGGTTGCCGGTCTTCCGTTACAAATTTATGTTTAGCACCAACAGCATACGGAAGGTCATAAACAGCATTATCAAACTCTATTCGTTCACCAGCCGATAGATTACGCAAAGCGACAATCACATTATCGGCAGGATGAACTTTTAGCACACGGGCAGACATTAGGAAGCTATTTTTACGGTAAGAAACGCATTGGTCCGAAATATACACTCTTTCTTAAAAAACTTTACACAACACTATTGCTAATGTGGGCAGCAATCCCAAGTTTTGGTCTCGGATTTCCTTCCTTACCTATGCCTCCTTCCTTTAGTACTAATCAAACCGGTTTACCGGCGGGCCGCCTGATGTCTATGGATGCCTACCGGGGCTTCGTCATGACGCTGATGGCCGCCGAGTTGCTGAGCTTCCATCGTCTGCACGAAGCCTTTCCGGATAGTTCGTTCTGGGCGTTTCTGGCCCACCATCAGGATCATGTGTCCTGGGCAGGCTGTTCACTGCACGACCTCATTCAGCCATCCTTTTCCTTTTTAGTTGGCGTGGCTCTCCCCTATTCGGTCGCCAGTCGGGCGGCACAGGGTCAACCGTTTCGCCTTCAGTTTGCCCATGCGCTTCGGCGATCGCTGATTTTAATTTTGCTTGGTATTTTTCTTCGCTCCACTCATTCAGATCAAACGTACTTTACATTCGAAGATACGCTCACACAAATCGGCCTCGGCTACCCTTTCCTGTTTCTGCTTGGCAAGACGAATTCCCGAACCGTTTGGCTTGCTCTGGGGCTGATTTTATTCGCTTACTGGCTGGCGTTTGTGCTGTACACGCCAGGCACGTCTTTTGATTATAGTAAGGTCGGTGTTCCGGCAAACTGGCCGGAGCATTATTCAGGTCTAATGGCGCATTTTAATAAGAACAGTAACCTGGCCTGGGCTTTCGACCGCTGGTTTCTTAATCTTTTCCCGCGTAAAAGTCCGTTTGAGTTTAATGGAGGAGGATATGCAACGCTTAGCTTTATACCAACGCTGGGCACCATGCTGCTGGGATTACAGGCTGGCCGGTGGCTTCGGTCCGGCTTATCGCCTGCTGACCTTCTGAAACGATTTCTTATTGCCGGAGCGGTTGGCCTGGCAGGAGGAGTTCTGCTCCATGTTGCCGGTATATGCCCAATTGTCAAGCGAATCTGGACACCCGCCTGGGTATTGTTCAGTGGTGGCTGGTGTTTTTGGCTACTGGCCTTTTTCTATTACGTTATCGATGTATCGGAACGGCGCAGTTGGGCGTTTCCATTGGTTGTAGTGGGTATGAATTCGATTGCTATTTATTGCCTGGTTCATCTGATCGACCGATTTATTATTACCTCTCTTTACACGCATTTAGGCCATAGTCCATTTCAGCTATTTGGCCCTGCTTATGAACAATTACTGGTTGGAGCTGCCACGTTAGGCATTTTTTACCTTATTCTCTGGTGGATGTACCGCCGAAAACTCTTTATCCGAATTTAAATTATGCCCACGGCCAACATTCTGAATCTCTTCGACCAAACGATCTTTTATGGCGCTCTAACCGTCGACAATGGTCGTATTGCCCGTATCGAACGACTCGGCCCTGAGCAGACTGGCGAACCGTATATATTACCGGGTTTCGTCGATGCCCATGTTCACGTCGAAAGCTCGCTGCTCACTCCTCCCCAGTTTGCCAGGCTGGCCGTGGTTCATGGTACGGTTGCCACTGTATCAGACCCGCACGAGATCGGAAACGTGTTAGGCGTTGCCGGTGTCGAATACATGCTTCGCGAAGCCGCGAAAGTACCCTTTAAGTTTATGTTCGGTGCTCCGTCATGCGTTCCGGCTACTAGTTTCGAAACGGCTGGGGCAGCCATCAGTGTTCGCGATGTACGGTATCTGCTTGGCCTTAAAGAGATTGGTTATCTGGCCGAGATGATGAATTTTCCGGGTGTTCTGCACGAAGACCCGGATGTTATGTCCAAGATTGCACTCGCCAATGCCTTTAACAAACCCATCGACGGCCACGCCCCCGGTCTGACCGGCGATGATGCGCAACGCTACATCGACGCGGGTATCAGTACTGATCACGAGTGTTTTACCTACGAAGAAGGGCTCGACAAGGCCCAGCGCGGTATGTGTATTCTGATTCGTGAAGGAAGTGCGGCCCGAAACTTCGAGGCTCTTATTCCCCTACTGGCCGAATTCCCGGAACAGATTATGTTCTGCTCCGACGACAAACACCCGGATACACTCGCGGAAGGGCACATTAACCAGTTGGTTTTGCGGGCGTTAGCCAAAGGCCACTCGCTCTGGAATGTCCTGCGGGCCGCCTGTCTGAATCCGGTTCTACATTATCGCTTACCTGTTGGTCTGCTGCGCGAAGGTGACCCCGCCGATTATCTTATCGTTGATAATCTGCAAAACTTCCAGATACAGCAAACCGTCATCAATGGTGAGATCGTTGCCCAGAATGGTACGTCTATGATTCCTGATTTACGGAGCGAACACCTCAATCAATTCAACTGCGCGCCAAAAACAGCAGATGAGTTTGCCGTTCATGCCGATTCTGAATCAGCCCTAATTCGCGTTATTGAAGCCCTTGATGGCCAGCTCATCACCAACGAACTCCATCTTGAACCCAAAATAGAGCATACGAAGATCGTACCCGATCGGGAGCGTGACATACTCAAACTGGTTGTTGTCAATCGGTACATGAATGTTCCGCCAGCCATTGCCTTCATTAAAAACGTTGGGCTAAAACATGGGGCCATTGCATCGTCGGTAGGGCACGACTCGCATAACATCACGGCGGTAGGCTGCGATGACGAGTCTATCTGCCGGGCCATTAATCTGGTTATCGACGCCAAAGGCGGGCTATCGGCGGTATCAGGATCACATCCGCACGAGCACGATGCAGAACTAATGAGCCGACGTGAATTTTTGCACATCACAACAACACCCGAAACACAGTTGCTTCCATTGCCTGTTGCCGGACTCATGACTGACGTAGATGGTTATGAGGTAGCCACTCAATATGCCACTCTGGATCAGTTCGCCAAACAAGTGTTAGGCAGTACATTAAAAGCCCCATTTATGACATTGTCGTTCATGGCCTTATTGGTAATTCCGGCGCTGAAGTTAAGTGACAAGGGGTTGTTCGATGGTAAAACGTTCTCTTTCACCCCTCTTCAAATTGTTAAATAAGGCCACAAAAAAATTTTATTTGCCATACCATTTTAAATTCAATTTATTATCAATATGTTTACAGACTTCTTTCGCGTTCCTCAACCTATACCTACCTGCTCATGCCTCGTTCCCGTACGCAAACCGGACCTGACGACGAAACTCTTTGGAACCAGTTTCGCAGTGGCGATGAAACTGCATTCGCCCGCCTGTATCAAAACTATGTTCAAACGCTCTACCATTATTGCGCCCATTTTGCAACCGACCGAGCGTTGATCAAAGATTGCATCCATGATCTGTTTGTTGAGCTCTGGAAACACCGAACAACCATCGGTCCAACAACATCAGTAAGGTTTTATCTGATGGCCTCGATTAAACGTAAATTAGTTCGTCACTTAACCGCAGAACAGAAACTAGTAAGCCAGGATGAAATAAGCAACGGTCGGCGAGTGGGTGATACCCTTCCCGGCGCAGACCCTTCTCACGAAAACCTGCTAATTGCCTTTGAAGAAGACTCTTACATGAATGACTGCCTGCATCAGGCGCTCGAAAAACTTCCCCGCCGTCAGCGTGAAGCCGTTCATCTTCGCTACTTTCAAAACATGAGTAATGAAGAAATTTCAAGCCTGATGCAAATCAATATCCAGTCTGTTTACAATCTGATTTTTGGCGCCATGAGCAATCTAAAGCGCTATATCACACCCGAAAACGTATCCCTATAACCCTGACTATTCTTAACCCCTGATTATTCCTAAACCTTTTCTGAACCCGGTAGCTACGCAAGTGGCTACCGTTTTTTGTATGTAACTTCGCCAGATGAATACGGACTCAACGCCACTACCCGAGCGGGTTCGCCCCCGCACCATCAACGAAGTTATTGGTCAACGTAAACTTATAGGCCCATCAGGCGCCCTGCGTCGGGCGGTCGATGCCGGAC
This window harbors:
- a CDS encoding L-fucose dehydrogenase; amino-acid sequence: MNLNLTNKIILVTGGAKGIGEGISTVLAAEGAIPVIVGRNEDDNLRTVNAIRATGGQAHQFSAELTKPEDCKRAVEQTLAQFGRIDGLVNNAGVNDGVGLENGSYEDFMASLHRNLVHYYLMAHHALPALKESKGAIVNIGSKVAETGQGNTSAYAAANGGRNALTREWAVELLPYSIRVNCVIVAESWTPLYANWIKTLPNPEKKLQQIVSKIPLEHRMTTTEELANAVAFLLSDKSSHTTGQLIHVDGGYTHLDRSITD
- a CDS encoding amidohydrolase family protein, with protein sequence MIIDAHQHFWHYDPVRDSWITEDMAVIRRDFLPADLEPVLTENGVDGCVAVQASQSEEETMFLLSMAQSYDIVKGVVGWVDLQSPALHDRLQAFSTYKEIKGFRHVAQAEPDDFLMRPAVIQGIRQLAEFGLTYDILIYPSQLKAALHLVREVPEVNFVIDHLAKPYIKKQEISRWSNFMTEIARHRNVSCKLSGMVTEADWQNWSKKDFFPYLDVAFEQFGPDRLLFGSDWPVCQVAANYTQVKNLIEEYLIPWGDEVQAKVMGANAVTFYSL
- a CDS encoding fumarylacetoacetate hydrolase family protein yields the protein MKLFRFGQPDHEHPGVLLPSGQHIDVTHFGEDFDESFFASNGPERLTHWLTSHAQNCPEVPADERFGPCIKRPSKIVCVGLNYAKHAAETNAPVPAEPILFFKATTAIMGPNDNVVIPKRSEKTDWEVELAIIIGKKASYVELDQAMDYVAGYALHNDYSERAWQLERGGQWVKGKSADTYAPLGPYLVTRDEIENPNALRLWLNVNGEPLQDSNTDDMIFNVPTLVSYISQFMTLLPGDVISTGTPAGVGMGLKPQRFLKPGDVVELGIEGLGEQKQTAVSFNGK
- a CDS encoding Ig-like domain-containing protein, whose translation is MKIYTALFLGLFFSNLLTLAQSPAPLATNGRLKVVNRQLTNEAGKAIQLRGMSTHGLHWFGQCYTQASVQALAGSWGADVLRAAMYVDEGGYLNDKVGIRTKVNQIVDWSEQNGMYCVIDWHILNPGDPNVHTADAKEFFQLMAQRNAGKKNVIYEICNEPNGVSWGQIKSYAEQIIPVIRQYDPEAIILVGTPNWCQRPQDVLSDPLTGANGYNIMYTFHFYAASHFFQSDIQSVVNSLPLFCSEWGTSTYSGGGSLDFNNAQAWLNLMAGQNSAGQKISWCNWTFSQASESSAALNANACDNQQWNNTSPSGTWVKDHILSPVDDFGPATPSVSLTSPANNTTITIGRSVTLTAAVSNTTATTVEFYEGTTKLGEDATTPYSWIIPTIQAGSYSFTAKAVLPSGGSLTSSAVQVTAAPAPNQLPTVSLTSPANNAAFPIPATITIAATAADTDGSISKVEFYNGSTKLGEDTSIPYAFTWTDIASGTYTLTARATDNQEAVTTSGAITVFVYNQGDPDPTADLIGPNCVFQNAVQLFGVNSSKLPNATSFSWWCTGSTKSITVSQPGKASIDFGPGFTGGQVCVGINYSVAPWYSQYCKSVTICPGTPPTTNQAPVVTLTTPANNATFTAPATIALTASASDQDGSVAKVEFYNGTFKLGESTSSPYQFNWTGVGAGSYSLTAKATDNAGATTTSGVATIQVSNPVPTNQAPSVALTSPANNAIFTSPATIGLTASASDLDGNIVKVEFYNGTSKLGEATTSPYQFSWAGVNAGSYTLMAKATDNLGATTTSSTITISVVAPPNQAPSVTLSSPANSATFTAPATVVLSANASDQDGSVTKVEYFNGSTKLGESAGTPYQVSWSNVSAGTYMLTAKATDNLGATTSSAIVTIQVNNPVSTTANTDADLIGPDCVRVNEVKSYEVNARNLPNATQFSWWCTGSTQSITPTQAGKATYNFGPWFTGGQVCVGINYSASPWYKSFCKTITVCPANARVGADEVADNLVFPNPTNNRFTFIAERNIQSMRVTDQTGRERFQLGAARSGETVTFGEQLSAGIYLLHIRYENQTPRVIKLLKVGN
- a CDS encoding SDR family NAD(P)-dependent oxidoreductase; translation: MFSLNNKTALVTGGASGIGLAISQTFAEAGATVHILEINEALARQVADDINASGGRAEAHAIDVSNQAQVVELVGQIAAQGPIHILVNNAGVAHVGKADTTAEADFDRIFRINVKGVYNCLYAIIPHFKANGGGVILNMASVAASVGIPDRFAYSMSKGAVLTMTLSVAKDYLKDNIRCNCISPARVHTPFVDGFLAKSYPGQEAEMFEKLSKTQPIGRMAEPKEVGALALYLCSDEAGFITGTDYPLDGGFIRLNN
- a CDS encoding UxaA family hydrolase; its protein translation is MSARVLKVHPADNVIVALRNLSAGERIEFDNAVYDLPYAVGAKHKFVTEDRQPGDPITMYGVLVGKATQLIRRGEPITTFNLKHDADRYGLDKKQPYSWQAPDVSEWEGRTFLGYHRADGSVGTRNYWLVVPLVFCENRNVLILKDAFERELGYSQPETYREQVHELLSLYRAGDMNIIKKMEPFVDESQNQTLNHTRHQVNRPFKNIDGIKFLTHEMGCGGTRQDSAYLCSLLAGFINNPNVAGATVLSLGCQHLQADMIGTEIRRQNPKFDKPLLLFEQQAGTEYALMSQAVKETFLGLIEANKIERKPAPLSALTVGLKCGGSDGFSGISANPAIGHLSDIIVGLGGKTVLAEFPELNGVEQELINRTADTAKAQKFIDLMGNYSAQAEAVGSGFDMNPSPGNIKDGLITDAIKSAGAAKKGGTAPVADVLDYAEPVTTPGLNLLCTPGNDVEATTGMAGSGTNVILFTTGLGTPTGNPVSPVVKISTNTTLKNRMPDVIDFDSGPIVDGEQSIEQNADALLEYIIHLASGEEITQAERLGQDDFIPWKRGVSL
- a CDS encoding acyltransferase family protein, with product MDAYRGFVMTLMAAELLSFHRLHEAFPDSSFWAFLAHHQDHVSWAGCSLHDLIQPSFSFLVGVALPYSVASRAAQGQPFRLQFAHALRRSLILILLGIFLRSTHSDQTYFTFEDTLTQIGLGYPFLFLLGKTNSRTVWLALGLILFAYWLAFVLYTPGTSFDYSKVGVPANWPEHYSGLMAHFNKNSNLAWAFDRWFLNLFPRKSPFEFNGGGYATLSFIPTLGTMLLGLQAGRWLRSGLSPADLLKRFLIAGAVGLAGGVLLHVAGICPIVKRIWTPAWVLFSGGWCFWLLAFFYYVIDVSERRSWAFPLVVVGMNSIAIYCLVHLIDRFIITSLYTHLGHSPFQLFGPAYEQLLVGAATLGIFYLILWWMYRRKLFIRI